In one window of Archocentrus centrarchus isolate MPI-CPG fArcCen1 chromosome 11, fArcCen1, whole genome shotgun sequence DNA:
- the txlna gene encoding alpha-taxilin: MKKQDTEESTTQAGEDAAPTAAGTESPAAAKDSLDSNSPKESEPQTPQTDTPPQAQERAGGEPPLSQCDMAEELSRQLEDILSTYCRESLSDDASALANGQSHSPELNGLTNEKEDDKPEESKVNGGDNSVGKEQKKTQEKRKVKGLGKEITLLMQTLNTLSTPEEKLAGLCKKYAELLEEHRNTQKQMRALQKKQNQLVQEKDNLRNEHSKAILARSKLESLCRELQRHNRTLKEEGMQRTRLEEEKRKEVTSHFQVTLNDIQAQMQQHDERNASLRQENAELAEKLKKLYEQYKLREEHIEKVVKHKDLQQQLVDAKLHQAQELLKESEERHEREKDFLLKEAVESQRMCELMKQQEVHLKQQLSLYTEKFEEFQTTLSKSNEVFTTFKQEMEKMTKKIKKLEKETAMYRSRWESSNKALLEMAEEKAVRDREFEALQGKVQRLEKLRRALKVERNELNKKVQSLSGDTEGAPTSNPGTDSPSPPPTDSLLESGACPAPDTTTTTTSSSCSHSCHCEPQLDTDTMLEEANTQPVQAQE; encoded by the exons ATGAAAAAACAAGATACGGAAGAGTCTACCACCCAGGCTGGTGAGGATGCTGCGCCTACAGCAGCAGGGACGGAGTCACCTGCAGCCGCAAAGGACAGCTTGGACAGCAACAGCCCCAAAGAGTCTGAGCCACAGACGCCACAGACAGACACGCCGCCACAGGCCCAGGAGCGGGCAGGGGGAG AACCTCCACTGTCTCAGTGCGACATGGCTGAGGAGCTGAGCAGGCAACTGGAGGACATCCTCAGCACCTACTGTCGGGAAAGCCTTTCAGACGATGCCAGCGCCTTGGCCAATGGCCAGTCACACAGTCCAGAACTCAATGGCCTGACCAATGAAAAGGAAGATGACAAGCCAGAGGAAAGCAAAGTCAATGGTGGTGACAACAGTGTGGGGAAGGAGCAAAAGAAGACtcaagagaagagaaaagtgaAGGGTCTGG GGAAGGAGATCACACTTCTCATGCAGACTCTAAACACATTGAGCACCCCTGAGGAAAAACTGGCAGGCCTCTGTAAGAAGTATGCTGAACTG TTGGAAGAGCACCGTAACACCCAGAAGCAGATGAGGGCACTGCAGAAGAAGCAGAACCAGCTGGTCCAGGAGAAAGACAACCTGAGGAACGAACACAGCAAGGCCATCCTGGCACGCAGCAAGCTGGAGAGTCTGTGCAGGGAGCTGCAGAGACACAACCGCACACTCAAG GAGGAAGGAATGCAAAGAACCCggctggaggaggagaaaaggaagGAGGTGACTTCTCATTTTCAGGTGACGCTGAACGACATCCAGGCTCAGATGCAGCAGCACGATGAGAGGAATGCCAGCCTCCGACAGGAGAACGCAGAGCTCGCCGAGAAGCTCAAGAAACTGTACGAACAGTACAAACTCCGAGAAGAA CACATAGAGAAAGTGGTGAAGCACAAAGACctgcaacaacagctggtggATGCAAAGCTGCACCAGGCCCAGGAGCTGCTCAAGGAGTCAGAGGAACGCcatgaaagagagaaagacttt TTGTTAAAAGAAGCAGTAGAGTCCCAGAGGATGTGTGAGCTGATGAAGCAGCAGGAAGTTCACCTCAAGCAGCAG TTATCACTGTACACAGAGaagtttgaagagtttcagacCACATTGTCCAAGAGCAATGAAGTCTTCACCACTTTCAAGCAGGAGATGGAGAAG ATGACTAAAAAGATCAAAAAGCTGGAGAAGGAGACGGCCATGTATCGCTCCAGGTGGGAGAGCAGCAATAAGGCTTTGCTGGAGATGGCCGAGGAG AAAGCTGTACGGGACCGTGAGTTTGAGGCACTTCAGGGAAAAGTTCAGCGGCTGGAGAAGCTGCGACGGGCCCTGAAAGTCGAACGTAATGAGCTGAATAAGAAAGTCCAAAGCCTCAGCGGGGACACAGAAGGAGCCCCTACCTCCAACCCAGGGACCGACTCCCCCTCTCCACCGCCtacagattctctgctggaGTCTGGCGCCTGCCCTGCCCCggacaccaccaccaccaccacctcctcatcTTGCTCCCACTCCTGCCACTGTGAGCCACAGCTGGACACAGACACCATGTTGGAAGAGGCAAACACTCAGCCTGTCCAGGCACAGGAATGA